One window of Botrimarina mediterranea genomic DNA carries:
- a CDS encoding sodium:proton antiporter: MSSHSHAPPSSRPVIGAILAIALAYAGALVLGLPQRGTELVTASLAAHHADGHADSHGAGHDAGHAGDAPPATPLVTTPTTPPVWTVTPFVLLLLGIAVFPLIPATAHWWESNLSRFQVAAGLGLLTLLYYGLLHNAPLESHWPAHSVVMPSESGFDAGFVRTVMQNAILGEFVPFIILLFSLYTISGGIRITGDLQANPLTNGGFMLVGGLMASFIGTTGAAMVLIRPLLETNQERKNVVHTVVFFIFIVCNCGGCLLPIGDPPLFLGYLRGVDFFWTLNLWQPWVLTNFLLILAYLLLDEFYFYPRETEADISRDLRNIRSLRFQGVSLNGPLLLGVVAAVALLDPTKTIPGTDWHPWIYLREVILLGLVGLSVALGSATVREKNRFNYHAILEVAALFSGIFLCMQPALQILSEQGPSLGITSPMAFFWVTGGLSSVLDNAPTYVVFFETAKTLPADGANVIAGIAEPRLVAISLGAVFMGALTYIGNGPNFMVRAIAESAGVRMPSFFGYMLYSCTLLLPILAFTAWCTF, encoded by the coding sequence ATGAGCTCGCATTCGCACGCTCCGCCGAGTTCGCGCCCCGTGATCGGCGCCATCCTCGCAATCGCGTTGGCCTACGCCGGCGCGCTGGTGCTGGGACTGCCCCAGCGTGGCACCGAGCTGGTGACGGCCTCGCTTGCCGCCCACCACGCCGATGGCCACGCCGACAGCCACGGAGCTGGGCACGACGCGGGCCATGCCGGTGACGCCCCTCCCGCCACGCCATTAGTCACCACGCCGACCACGCCTCCGGTCTGGACGGTGACGCCCTTCGTGCTGCTGCTACTAGGGATCGCGGTCTTCCCACTCATCCCGGCGACGGCGCATTGGTGGGAATCGAACTTGAGCCGTTTCCAAGTCGCCGCCGGCCTCGGGCTGCTGACGCTGCTGTACTACGGCCTACTGCACAACGCGCCGCTTGAGAGCCACTGGCCAGCGCACAGCGTCGTCATGCCATCGGAAAGTGGGTTCGACGCAGGGTTCGTCCGCACCGTCATGCAGAATGCGATCCTCGGCGAGTTCGTCCCCTTCATCATCCTGTTATTCAGCCTCTACACGATCAGCGGCGGCATCCGCATCACCGGTGACTTGCAAGCCAACCCGCTCACCAACGGCGGCTTCATGTTAGTTGGCGGCTTGATGGCGAGCTTCATCGGCACCACCGGCGCCGCGATGGTGTTAATCCGACCGCTGCTAGAGACCAACCAAGAACGCAAGAATGTCGTCCATACGGTCGTCTTCTTCATCTTCATCGTCTGCAACTGCGGCGGCTGTCTGTTGCCGATCGGCGACCCTCCGCTGTTCTTGGGCTACCTGCGCGGCGTTGATTTCTTCTGGACGCTGAATCTCTGGCAGCCATGGGTGCTGACGAACTTCCTCTTGATACTCGCCTACCTGTTGCTCGATGAGTTCTACTTCTACCCCCGTGAGACCGAGGCGGACATCAGCCGCGACCTGCGGAACATCCGCTCGCTGCGTTTCCAGGGGGTCTCGCTGAACGGCCCGCTGCTGCTGGGCGTTGTGGCCGCGGTCGCGCTCCTCGACCCCACCAAGACCATTCCCGGCACTGACTGGCACCCGTGGATCTACCTACGAGAGGTCATCCTGCTTGGGCTGGTTGGACTTTCGGTCGCGCTCGGGAGCGCGACCGTCCGTGAGAAGAATCGGTTCAACTATCACGCCATCCTCGAAGTAGCGGCGCTTTTCTCGGGCATCTTCCTCTGCATGCAACCGGCCCTGCAGATCCTCAGCGAACAAGGACCGTCGCTCGGCATCACGTCACCGATGGCGTTCTTCTGGGTCACTGGCGGCCTCTCGAGCGTGCTGGACAACGCGCCGACCTATGTCGTGTTCTTCGAGACGGCCAAGACGCTCCCCGCCGACGGCGCGAACGTCATCGCCGGCATCGCCGAGCCGCGGCTGGTGGCGATCAGCCTCGGCGCTGTGTTCATGGGAGCGTTGACTTACATCGGCAACGGCCCGAACTTCATGGTCCGGGCGATCGCCGAGTCCGCCGGAGTGCGGATGCCGAGCTTCTTCGGCTACATGCTCTACAGCTGCACCCTGCTGCTGCCGATCCTGGCGTTCACCGCTTGGTGCACCTTCTAG
- a CDS encoding (5-formylfuran-3-yl)methyl phosphate synthase, whose product MPLSLRDAAAAIGKLVNRPMNATGAIRRIDPTERLGGAGPGLLVSVRDAEEAEAALTGGANVIDVKEPTAGPLGSASIESIAAVVRAVGDAALVTAAMGDISDRFPVEQLPSGIAIGKLGMAGGAKGPWREPSERWASRLPKFTAGALVAYADWRSAGAPTPEEVLTQAEKIGCRGFVVDTWSKGGVCALDLLESDRLRSLVAEAVSQGLFVVLAGSLTIDRIEEAASYDPTLVGVRGAACLGGRSGAIDTGRVRALAKRLSACRRGG is encoded by the coding sequence GTGCCCCTCAGCCTGCGTGACGCCGCTGCGGCCATCGGCAAACTCGTGAATCGACCAATGAATGCAACCGGCGCCATCCGCAGGATCGACCCAACCGAACGCCTTGGCGGCGCCGGGCCAGGATTGCTGGTGAGCGTTCGCGACGCCGAGGAAGCGGAGGCCGCCCTAACCGGGGGCGCAAACGTGATCGACGTCAAAGAGCCGACTGCGGGGCCGCTCGGCAGCGCCTCAATCGAATCGATTGCGGCGGTAGTCCGGGCCGTTGGGGACGCCGCCTTGGTGACGGCGGCGATGGGCGATATCTCCGATCGGTTTCCCGTCGAGCAACTCCCCAGCGGAATTGCAATCGGCAAACTCGGCATGGCCGGCGGCGCGAAGGGGCCATGGCGAGAACCTTCGGAACGGTGGGCGTCGCGTCTGCCCAAGTTCACGGCGGGCGCTCTGGTGGCGTACGCCGATTGGCGATCCGCCGGTGCGCCGACTCCCGAGGAAGTCCTCACGCAAGCCGAGAAAATTGGTTGCCGCGGGTTTGTGGTGGACACTTGGTCTAAGGGGGGCGTCTGCGCGCTCGACCTGCTCGAATCAGACCGGTTGAGATCGCTCGTTGCCGAGGCGGTTTCGCAGGGGCTGTTCGTCGTCCTGGCAGGGTCCCTCACCATCGACCGGATCGAGGAGGCCGCGTCCTATGACCCGACGCTCGTCGGCGTACGCGGCGCCGCGTGTCTAGGCGGCAGGTCGGGCGCCATCGATACGGGCCGTGTGCGGGCGCTGGCGAAGCGTCTTAGCGCTTGCCGTCGCGGCGGTTGA
- a CDS encoding polyhydroxyalkanoic acid system family protein — translation MPKFNVSVPNPLGREAAIEKLQFFSAKVQEQNADKIKDVEQRWEENQMHFGFKTLGLKITGTMTVEDSAVRVDGDVPFAAAMFKGQIASAIEGQLQRLLR, via the coding sequence ATGCCGAAGTTCAATGTCTCTGTGCCCAACCCCCTCGGCCGAGAAGCGGCGATAGAGAAGCTGCAGTTCTTCTCCGCCAAGGTGCAGGAGCAGAACGCCGACAAGATCAAGGATGTCGAGCAGCGTTGGGAAGAGAACCAGATGCACTTTGGGTTCAAGACACTCGGGCTCAAAATCACCGGCACGATGACGGTCGAGGACTCGGCTGTGCGGGTTGACGGGGACGTGCCGTTTGCAGCGGCGATGTTCAAAGGACAGATCGCCTCAGCGATCGAAGGTCAGCTTCAACGGTTGTTGCGGTAA
- a CDS encoding response regulator, which translates to MSARVLVADDSSTMRKIILRSLSAVGIPSAIEASDGEEAINLFQPGQFDLVLTDWNMPRKNGLEVIQEIRKQDTDVTIIMVTTEAEKSRVLEAIQAGVSDYLVKPFTADTLREKLEKHGC; encoded by the coding sequence ATGAGCGCCCGTGTTCTAGTCGCCGACGATTCAAGCACGATGCGGAAGATCATCCTCCGCTCGCTCAGTGCCGTTGGCATCCCTTCCGCGATCGAGGCCTCGGACGGTGAAGAGGCGATCAACCTCTTCCAGCCGGGTCAGTTCGACCTCGTCCTCACCGACTGGAACATGCCGCGTAAGAACGGCCTAGAAGTGATCCAGGAGATCCGCAAGCAAGACACCGACGTCACCATCATTATGGTGACGACCGAGGCCGAGAAGTCGCGCGTGCTGGAAGCGATCCAAGCGGGTGTCTCGGACTACTTGGTCAAGCCGTTCACGGCCGACACGCTCCGTGAGAAGCTCGAGAAGCACGGCTGCTGA
- a CDS encoding tetratricopeptide repeat protein — MEDRSLQPPLIVAAYARYLSDQDSATFIRDVARHYTCPTLERLAQMSDRSGRRAAVLALGFMGDYNSNAVVGRALTDRDRGVRTIAENAIQDLWVRVGSREQRLTLRCVIRLNQTKRYDDAIQMATELIHESPWIAEAWRQRGAAHYNLAQYEAAIRNCHQALEINPYHFAAATGIGQSYLFQDNPVAALDSFRRALRLNPGLEDVRAQVIKLQRSIRDESDAE; from the coding sequence GTGGAAGATCGATCACTTCAACCGCCGCTGATCGTCGCCGCTTACGCGCGGTACCTGAGCGATCAAGACTCGGCGACCTTTATCCGCGACGTCGCGAGGCACTACACGTGCCCGACGCTCGAGCGTCTCGCCCAGATGTCCGACCGCTCGGGGCGCCGCGCGGCGGTGCTCGCGCTGGGCTTCATGGGCGACTACAACTCGAACGCCGTTGTCGGCCGGGCGCTGACCGACCGTGACCGCGGCGTCCGCACGATCGCCGAGAACGCGATCCAGGACCTCTGGGTCCGCGTCGGGAGTCGCGAGCAGCGGCTCACGCTGCGTTGTGTGATCCGGCTCAATCAGACCAAGCGTTACGACGACGCCATCCAGATGGCGACCGAGTTGATCCACGAGTCGCCGTGGATCGCCGAGGCGTGGCGCCAACGCGGCGCTGCGCATTACAATCTCGCCCAGTACGAGGCCGCGATCCGCAACTGCCATCAGGCGTTGGAGATCAATCCGTACCACTTTGCCGCGGCGACGGGCATCGGGCAGTCGTACTTGTTCCAGGACAACCCCGTGGCGGCGCTCGACTCGTTCCGCCGAGCGCTCCGTCTCAACCCGGGCTTGGAAGACGTCCGCGCCCAGGTGATCAAGCTCCAGCGATCGATACGCGACGAGAGCGATGCGGAGTAG
- a CDS encoding thioredoxin domain-containing protein: MRARGTRSSLVLWLLAVCVSPVLAQSEGMAWRTDFQAARAEAQKTGKLLLVHFWTESCGPCKLLETRVFAQPQVAIAVANEYVPVKVNANESPEIAQAYGVTRVPTDVVVTAQGQLVHSFVSPSTPMEYVGVTSQVARAYRTQAGSAYAAAAAAAPAPGSTYASNNASTPTAPAQPQGAPSADNLYAASNPYAAQPQAMAPAEATAQQQAAPQQQLNPAAMAAQAPPQPPIQPQTPTQSPQSQQQPVVASATPQLPPGSPALGFEGFCPVTMKNEWRWAKGDIRWGAIHHGRTYLFASQEAQKAFLANPDAFSPVLSGSDPVAAVDKQQSVPGVREFAVEYEGRFYLFANEQSLEKFWSNPTAYAQGAQRVAAMPASSSFIR; the protein is encoded by the coding sequence ATGCGTGCTAGGGGAACTCGTTCATCGCTCGTCCTGTGGCTGCTCGCCGTCTGCGTGTCGCCGGTCCTGGCGCAATCGGAGGGGATGGCTTGGCGCACCGACTTCCAAGCCGCCCGCGCCGAAGCGCAAAAGACGGGCAAGCTATTGCTCGTTCACTTCTGGACCGAGAGTTGCGGACCTTGCAAGCTGCTCGAAACGCGGGTCTTCGCGCAGCCGCAAGTCGCCATAGCGGTTGCGAATGAGTACGTCCCCGTCAAGGTGAACGCGAACGAGTCGCCCGAGATTGCTCAGGCCTATGGCGTGACGCGAGTCCCCACGGACGTGGTCGTCACCGCCCAAGGCCAGCTCGTCCACTCCTTCGTCAGCCCCTCGACTCCGATGGAGTATGTCGGCGTGACGTCGCAAGTGGCCCGCGCCTACCGCACCCAAGCCGGCAGCGCGTACGCAGCAGCGGCCGCCGCGGCTCCAGCCCCTGGTTCGACGTACGCTAGTAACAACGCGTCGACGCCAACGGCGCCGGCGCAGCCGCAAGGCGCTCCGTCGGCGGACAACCTGTACGCAGCGAGCAACCCTTACGCCGCCCAGCCGCAAGCGATGGCGCCTGCCGAAGCGACCGCTCAGCAACAGGCCGCTCCGCAGCAGCAGTTGAACCCCGCGGCGATGGCGGCTCAGGCGCCGCCGCAACCGCCGATTCAGCCGCAGACGCCGACCCAATCGCCGCAATCGCAACAGCAGCCGGTAGTCGCCAGCGCGACGCCGCAGTTGCCGCCGGGGAGCCCCGCGTTGGGCTTCGAGGGTTTCTGCCCTGTGACGATGAAGAACGAGTGGCGTTGGGCGAAGGGCGACATCCGCTGGGGCGCTATCCACCACGGCCGTACCTACTTGTTCGCCAGCCAAGAGGCGCAGAAGGCGTTCCTTGCCAACCCCGACGCGTTCAGCCCGGTCCTCTCGGGCAGCGACCCCGTCGCGGCTGTGGACAAGCAACAGAGCGTCCCCGGCGTGCGTGAGTTCGCCGTCGAATACGAGGGCCGCTTCTACCTCTTCGCGAATGAGCAATCGCTCGAGAAGTTCTGGAGCAATCCGACGGCTTACGCCCAGGGCGCCCAGCGCGTCGCCGCGATGCCCGCCAGCAGCTCGTTCATCCGCTGA
- the rho gene encoding transcription termination factor Rho yields MAGKKQQRSGGRFRGRNNQNNNQGGGQGGRGNFRNRNNQRRRGPGGYDQQGDKEGDFDVSADLVPASGVLEMHPNGYGFLRDPSTNFVRERTDPFVPGTIIEKYGLREGIMLSGMVQQQRRDQGPRMRELLDVEGLEPDKYLAIKPFDSLTAITPQEWYRLETGPEPLTTRVMDLLCPLGKGQRALLVAPPRTGKTVLTQHISNAIAENYPYVNLIVLLIDERPEEVTDMRRSVNGEVLASSLDCDVESHVRLAQLTIERCKRLTEMGKDVFLLMDSITRLARAFNKWVGNTGRTMSGGVDIKAMDIPKKLFATARAFEEGGSLTVVGTALIDTGSRMDDLIFQEFKGTGNMEVVLDRRLSDRRIWPAIDLEQSGTRREEKLLTPEMLHAATMLRRTLSSMHPIDAMEQLTTKLAKLKSNAEFIDMIQAARAMD; encoded by the coding sequence ATGGCCGGTAAGAAGCAGCAGCGTTCTGGCGGAAGGTTCCGCGGACGCAATAACCAAAACAACAATCAAGGCGGCGGCCAGGGCGGTCGCGGCAACTTCCGCAACCGCAACAACCAGCGGCGTCGCGGGCCTGGCGGTTACGATCAGCAGGGCGACAAGGAAGGCGACTTCGACGTCTCCGCCGACCTGGTTCCCGCGTCGGGCGTCCTCGAGATGCATCCCAACGGGTACGGTTTCCTCCGCGACCCCTCGACGAACTTCGTCCGCGAGCGGACGGACCCCTTCGTTCCCGGGACGATTATCGAGAAGTACGGCCTCCGCGAAGGCATCATGCTTAGCGGCATGGTGCAGCAGCAGAGGCGCGACCAGGGCCCGCGGATGCGCGAGCTGCTCGATGTCGAAGGCCTCGAGCCCGACAAGTACCTAGCGATCAAGCCGTTCGACAGCCTCACCGCGATCACTCCGCAAGAGTGGTACCGTCTCGAGACGGGCCCCGAGCCGCTGACGACGCGGGTGATGGACCTCCTCTGCCCGCTCGGAAAGGGCCAGCGTGCGCTGTTGGTCGCACCGCCGCGGACGGGCAAGACGGTGCTCACGCAGCACATCTCCAACGCGATCGCCGAGAACTACCCGTACGTGAATCTCATCGTGTTGCTCATCGACGAGCGGCCCGAAGAAGTCACCGACATGCGGCGTAGCGTGAATGGCGAGGTGCTCGCGAGCAGCCTCGACTGCGACGTCGAATCGCACGTCCGCCTCGCTCAGCTCACCATCGAGCGCTGCAAGCGCCTCACCGAGATGGGCAAGGACGTGTTCCTGCTCATGGACTCGATCACGCGCCTAGCGCGGGCGTTCAATAAGTGGGTCGGCAACACGGGCCGCACGATGTCGGGCGGCGTCGACATCAAGGCGATGGACATCCCCAAGAAGCTCTTCGCAACCGCCCGCGCGTTCGAAGAGGGGGGCTCGCTCACCGTTGTCGGCACCGCACTGATCGACACCGGCAGCCGGATGGACGACCTGATCTTCCAGGAGTTCAAGGGCACCGGCAACATGGAGGTGGTGCTCGACCGCCGCTTGTCCGACCGCCGCATCTGGCCGGCGATCGACCTGGAGCAATCCGGCACGCGTCGCGAAGAGAAGCTGCTCACGCCCGAGATGCTGCACGCCGCGACGATGCTCCGCCGCACGCTAAGCAGCATGCACCCGATCGACGCGATGGAACAATTGACGACGAAACTGGCAAAGCTCAAGAGCAACGCCGAGTTCATCGATATGATCCAAGCGGCGCGAGCGATGGACTAA